One stretch of Natronobacterium gregoryi SP2 DNA includes these proteins:
- a CDS encoding DNA cytosine methyltransferase gives MAERNLTYVDLFAGAGGLSIGLEKAGFELVHAVEVDEDARSTFARNRDGMSPDDITGDIRDVDNHEIIDLVDQRSIDLVAGGPPCQGFSEVVSPDGSDDRNHLFTNFISWVNELEPKAALFENVRGIQNTAGGKFLEAVEKSFDLIGYDVTHRVINSSDFGVPQHRRRLVAIATRKDVREHPFDGFELNPVETPGVMDGIGDLPEVGPGEEITEYDTEPRTLLQKDLRNGSDELSHHIAASHSQDMVEMISHIPDGGNRTAIPDELQPSSGYHNSYSRLKSDEPAVAITSNMSKPSSARCIHPFQDRGLTPREGARLQTFPDTYRFDGGLVSVRQQIGNAVPPYLGEALGYYLRESVYNDELTEGDRERIYELRCGAMTPEKFNEKRSEIGGYAKQATLDFAN, from the coding sequence ATGGCTGAACGGAATCTTACCTACGTTGATCTATTTGCCGGCGCAGGAGGACTCTCTATCGGATTAGAGAAGGCTGGGTTCGAATTAGTGCACGCAGTTGAGGTTGATGAAGACGCACGGTCCACATTCGCGAGAAATCGAGACGGCATGTCTCCGGACGATATCACCGGAGATATCCGTGACGTTGACAATCACGAGATCATTGACCTCGTCGACCAGAGATCTATTGACCTAGTGGCGGGTGGTCCTCCCTGCCAGGGATTTTCAGAGGTCGTGAGTCCCGACGGGTCTGACGATCGAAACCACCTCTTTACAAATTTCATCAGCTGGGTTAATGAGCTTGAGCCGAAAGCCGCTCTCTTCGAGAACGTCCGTGGAATCCAGAACACTGCTGGTGGGAAGTTCCTAGAAGCCGTCGAGAAGTCCTTCGATCTTATCGGGTACGACGTGACTCATAGAGTTATCAACTCATCCGATTTCGGTGTTCCTCAACACCGTCGTCGACTCGTCGCGATCGCAACGAGAAAAGATGTCCGTGAGCATCCGTTTGACGGGTTCGAACTGAACCCTGTAGAAACTCCAGGTGTAATGGATGGTATCGGCGATCTTCCCGAAGTTGGACCCGGTGAAGAGATTACCGAGTACGATACAGAACCCCGAACTCTCCTCCAAAAAGATCTCCGAAACGGCAGTGACGAACTGAGTCATCACATTGCTGCGAGCCATTCACAGGATATGGTCGAAATGATCTCTCACATCCCTGATGGTGGGAACCGGACGGCTATCCCCGACGAGTTGCAACCTTCGTCAGGCTATCATAATTCTTATTCTCGTCTCAAGTCAGACGAACCAGCAGTTGCGATAACCTCAAATATGTCGAAGCCCTCGAGCGCAAGGTGTATTCACCCATTCCAAGATCGTGGACTTACGCCACGTGAGGGCGCGAGATTACAAACTTTTCCTGATACGTACCGTTTCGATGGCGGACTTGTCTCAGTCCGGCAGCAGATCGGGAACGCAGTTCCCCCATACCTCGGCGAGGCCCTTGGCTACTATTTGAGGGAGAGCGTCTACAACGACGAACTTACTGAAGGAGACAGAGAACGAATCTACGAATTACGGTGTGGAGCGATGACTCCAGAAAAATTCAACGAGAAACG
- a CDS encoding IS4 family transposase translates to MRRLTTLFPSEFLEEHAEELGVIERDRKLQIPALVWAFVFGFAAGESRTLAGFRRSYNSTADETISPGGFYHRLTPSPAEYFRDLVERGLDEVAVPDTVDADIDRFKDVMIADGTVLRLHEFLADEYEARKEEQAGAKLHLLHNATEQTIERLDVTDEKTHDSTLFHTGSWLEDRLVLFDRAYFKYRRFALIDENDGYFVSRLKESANPVVTEELREWRGRAIPLEGEQIHDVVDDLHREYIDVEVEAEFDRRPYGGTQSRDTKRFRVVGVRKEDADDYHLYITNLPREEFLPSNLGTIYRCRWEVELLFRELKTQYELDEFDTTKKHVVEILLYAALLSLLVSRELLDLVTEQADGEIVFPPERWAATFRSHAQLILHELGEYLGYSPPPLLDRLIDDAQKIHQQRPVLQETLATATQPRCES, encoded by the coding sequence ATGCGTCGGCTCACTACACTGTTTCCCTCTGAGTTCCTCGAAGAGCACGCCGAGGAACTCGGCGTGATCGAACGCGACCGCAAGCTCCAGATCCCTGCCCTCGTCTGGGCATTCGTGTTCGGCTTCGCCGCAGGCGAAAGCCGAACACTCGCTGGCTTCAGACGCAGCTACAACTCGACAGCTGATGAGACGATCTCTCCCGGCGGCTTCTATCACCGGTTGACGCCGTCTCCCGCAGAGTACTTCCGCGACCTCGTCGAGCGTGGCCTCGACGAGGTCGCTGTCCCTGACACTGTTGACGCCGATATCGACCGATTCAAGGACGTGATGATCGCTGATGGAACCGTCCTGCGGTTGCACGAGTTCCTTGCCGATGAGTACGAAGCTCGCAAGGAGGAGCAGGCTGGAGCGAAGCTCCACCTGCTCCACAATGCCACTGAGCAGACGATAGAACGTCTCGACGTGACTGACGAGAAAACGCACGACAGCACGTTGTTTCACACAGGATCGTGGCTCGAAGATCGGCTCGTTCTGTTCGACCGAGCCTACTTCAAGTACCGCCGCTTCGCGTTGATCGATGAGAACGACGGCTACTTCGTGAGTCGGCTGAAAGAGAGCGCAAATCCGGTCGTAACGGAGGAATTACGGGAATGGCGCGGGCGCGCCATTCCCTTGGAAGGTGAGCAGATCCACGATGTTGTGGATGATCTGCACCGCGAGTACATCGACGTGGAAGTCGAAGCCGAGTTCGACCGAAGACCGTACGGAGGAACGCAGTCACGCGATACGAAGCGGTTTCGCGTCGTCGGCGTCCGCAAAGAGGACGCCGACGACTACCACCTGTACATCACGAATCTCCCGAGAGAGGAGTTCCTGCCGTCGAATCTAGGGACGATCTATCGGTGTCGGTGGGAGGTGGAGTTGCTGTTTCGGGAGTTGAAGACGCAGTACGAACTGGACGAGTTCGACACGACAAAGAAGCATGTTGTCGAAATTCTGCTGTACGCGGCGTTGCTGTCACTGCTCGTGAGTCGTGAATTGCTCGATCTGGTCACCGAACAGGCGGACGGTGAGATCGTGTTTCCGCCGGAACGCTGGGCGGCGACCTTCCGGTCGCACGCCCAGCTCATCCTCCACGAACTTGGCGAATATCTTGGCTACTCGCCGCCACCGCTGCTTGACCGACTGATCGACGACGCACAGAAGATCCACCAGCAACGCCCAGTGTTACAAGAGACGCTCGCTACCGCTACGCAACCGAGGTGTGAGTCTTAG
- a CDS encoding PH domain-containing protein: MGTQQQYSRLESFIDSNETTIDGYQTQSEAGVLTNRQLISLKTTGRDNSKTTVNSVYLDQVSRAKIEHQKTPDVDQERLAYGIVSLFLAIISFALIGQFDSNIVEVTLVMVGVCVGLVGIALFIEAYDTPDDSVYIELQTPDGEPVWKRRLGGNQLEFAEKLSRTVSNAHDPSNQIAQKIGT, encoded by the coding sequence ATGGGAACTCAGCAGCAATATAGTAGGCTCGAGTCCTTCATTGATTCTAACGAAACTACAATAGACGGTTATCAAACCCAGTCGGAAGCGGGTGTATTGACGAATAGACAGCTGATATCGCTCAAGACGACAGGCAGAGACAATAGCAAGACAACCGTCAATTCGGTATATCTTGATCAGGTCAGTAGAGCAAAAATCGAACATCAAAAGACACCCGATGTGGATCAGGAGAGGCTTGCGTATGGAATAGTCTCATTGTTTCTCGCCATCATCTCCTTCGCTCTTATTGGACAGTTCGACAGTAACATCGTAGAAGTCACTCTCGTCATGGTCGGGGTCTGTGTGGGGCTTGTTGGAATAGCGTTGTTCATAGAAGCATATGACACACCAGACGACAGTGTATATATCGAACTACAAACGCCAGACGGCGAACCCGTCTGGAAACGGCGTCTCGGTGGAAATCAATTAGAGTTTGCTGAGAAACTTTCGAGGACAGTCAGTAATGCACACGACCCCTCGAATCAAATCGCTCAGAAGATTGGAACATAG
- a CDS encoding helix-turn-helix domain-containing protein → MRQSGTWMTIWDDRILEIIREEDAGRVGDLAERDGIRISQPSVSRRCQKLAEHGLLRPLGNGVYTITDRGKAYLDEEYDAENEVYLNENGSISGPTASETSET, encoded by the coding sequence ATGAGGCAGTCGGGAACGTGGATGACGATCTGGGACGATCGCATTCTCGAGATTATCCGTGAGGAAGATGCGGGGCGTGTCGGCGATCTCGCTGAACGGGATGGAATACGCATCTCTCAACCGTCCGTCTCTCGTCGATGTCAGAAACTCGCCGAACATGGCCTCCTTAGACCCCTCGGAAACGGTGTTTACACCATCACCGACCGAGGGAAGGCCTATCTCGACGAGGAATATGATGCTGAAAATGAAGTCTACCTGAACGAGAACGGCTCGATAAGTGGTCCTACTGCAAGTGAGACCTCTGAAACGTAA
- a CDS encoding helix-turn-helix transcriptional regulator — translation MGDYGLYSCDTPGCDNLKEVVTPDGYVCHDCSDELAEGYEAEPELIADGGTAWGDLTGFQRDVLEAIAQLERTDDDSYGLAIKERLEPQYGEVLHGRLYQNLDALVDDDLLERDDIDGRTNSYTLTTAAAAMLEESIYRRADACGLQVAATDGGFDE, via the coding sequence ATGGGCGACTACGGCCTCTACTCCTGCGACACGCCCGGCTGCGACAACCTCAAAGAAGTCGTCACGCCCGACGGCTACGTCTGTCACGACTGTTCGGACGAGCTGGCGGAAGGGTACGAAGCGGAACCCGAACTCATCGCCGACGGCGGCACCGCGTGGGGCGACCTCACCGGTTTCCAGCGTGACGTGCTCGAGGCGATCGCCCAGCTCGAGCGCACCGACGACGATTCCTACGGTCTTGCGATCAAGGAACGCCTTGAGCCGCAGTACGGCGAGGTTCTCCACGGGCGGCTGTACCAGAACCTCGATGCGCTCGTCGACGACGATCTCCTCGAGCGCGACGACATTGACGGTCGGACGAACAGCTACACGTTGACAACTGCGGCTGCAGCGATGCTCGAGGAGAGTATCTACCGACGCGCCGACGCCTGTGGGCTTCAGGTCGCAGCTACGGACGGTGGTTTCGATGAGTGA
- a CDS encoding tyrosine-type recombinase/integrase, whose product MSDDLEPLAPDEALDMWIDRLEATRADATLESYRYRMESFVQWCEDEGIDNLNDLTSRDIFRFDSSRRSKGLSVATLNTQLGTLKLFIRFCARLDAVPNELPAKVEVPSVELADRVNDELLSAERAETIRAELHRYKRASRRQAMFELLWHTGCRLGGLRALDLDDCFFEQDDLERLRHQDDIDHEALENVDPPFVYFRHREGTPLKNKQAGERPVALSQEVADCVQEYIDVNRVERDDENDRRPLFATEKGDRGRVSKASIRREIYILTQPCRFGSCPHDRNPETCEALKHGFESRCPSSRSPHPIRTGAVTHMRDEGWPPEVVAERVNATPEVIREHYDHPDPIRRMQSRRDFLAEDPE is encoded by the coding sequence ATGAGCGACGATCTCGAGCCACTTGCGCCCGACGAAGCACTCGACATGTGGATCGATCGTCTCGAGGCCACACGAGCGGACGCGACACTTGAGAGTTACCGTTATCGGATGGAATCGTTCGTTCAGTGGTGTGAAGACGAGGGAATCGACAATCTCAATGACCTCACGAGCCGTGACATCTTCCGATTCGACTCGAGCCGCCGGAGTAAGGGGCTGTCAGTCGCTACGTTGAACACGCAACTCGGGACGCTGAAGCTGTTCATTCGCTTCTGTGCCCGACTCGACGCAGTGCCGAACGAACTCCCGGCGAAAGTCGAAGTGCCGTCTGTCGAACTGGCCGACCGAGTGAACGACGAGCTGCTCTCTGCCGAGCGAGCCGAGACGATTCGTGCGGAATTGCACCGATACAAGCGGGCATCCCGCCGACAGGCGATGTTCGAACTGCTGTGGCACACGGGGTGTCGCCTCGGTGGGCTCCGGGCACTCGACCTGGACGACTGTTTCTTCGAACAGGACGACCTCGAGCGACTTCGCCACCAGGACGACATAGATCACGAGGCACTCGAGAACGTCGACCCGCCGTTCGTCTACTTCCGCCATCGGGAGGGGACGCCGCTGAAGAACAAGCAGGCGGGTGAACGCCCTGTTGCACTCTCGCAAGAAGTTGCCGATTGCGTGCAGGAGTACATCGACGTGAATCGGGTCGAACGCGACGATGAAAACGACCGTCGGCCGCTGTTCGCGACCGAGAAAGGGGATCGCGGGCGAGTTTCGAAGGCGAGCATTCGCCGTGAGATCTACATCCTTACCCAGCCCTGTCGGTTCGGGTCGTGCCCCCACGACCGTAACCCGGAGACGTGCGAGGCATTGAAACACGGGTTCGAATCCAGGTGTCCCTCGAGTCGGTCACCGCATCCGATTCGAACTGGTGCGGTAACGCACATGCGAGACGAAGGCTGGCCGCCTGAAGTCGTCGCAGAGCGAGTGAACGCTACCCCTGAAGTGATCAGGGAGCACTACGACCACCCCGACCCGATCCGGCGGATGCAGTCGCGCCGAGACTTTCTCGCGGAGGACCCAGAATGA
- a CDS encoding Nmad3 family putative nucleotide modification protein, protein MTVVLAGIGADSTNLGALGPLYDDGQFEYVPIPEKTRETTESETLGSWKFRNDDRTAADLTTRIKPQPIQEDERVVTGDDLESWPLHRDPNFETLTYGEHRTSGYVSRLRALGPGDVVGFYAGLRRPEGDRAHRYLIGYFTVDAVDVVTPETPPDERAAILETHSDNAHAKRVRDGDLYLEKTVVIVAGREPGGLFDRHPIRLSEYYVKPGNERPQYYLRDEIGDGWNVTAGGENMMFKPAYRCELSSDEFVDRVGVPGDRLGELLESVSADE, encoded by the coding sequence ATGACGGTCGTTCTCGCAGGGATCGGTGCCGACAGCACTAACCTCGGCGCGTTAGGGCCATTGTACGACGACGGACAGTTCGAGTACGTTCCGATCCCTGAGAAAACCCGGGAAACAACCGAGTCCGAAACGCTCGGTTCCTGGAAGTTCCGCAACGACGATCGTACTGCGGCCGATCTCACGACGCGGATCAAGCCACAGCCGATTCAGGAAGACGAGCGAGTCGTCACCGGCGACGACCTCGAGTCCTGGCCGCTCCATCGCGATCCCAACTTCGAGACGCTCACCTACGGTGAACATCGCACGAGTGGCTACGTCTCCCGGCTACGGGCACTCGGTCCTGGAGATGTCGTCGGCTTCTACGCCGGACTACGCCGTCCCGAAGGTGACCGCGCCCATCGCTATCTGATCGGCTACTTCACGGTCGACGCAGTCGACGTCGTCACTCCTGAAACGCCGCCCGACGAACGGGCAGCCATCCTCGAGACTCACTCCGACAACGCACACGCAAAGCGGGTACGTGACGGCGACCTCTATCTCGAGAAGACGGTCGTGATCGTCGCCGGCCGCGAGCCGGGTGGACTCTTCGACCGCCACCCGATCCGACTCAGTGAGTACTACGTGAAGCCGGGGAACGAGCGGCCGCAGTACTACCTCCGCGACGAGATTGGAGACGGCTGGAACGTCACTGCCGGTGGCGAGAACATGATGTTCAAGCCAGCCTACCGCTGTGAACTGTCAAGTGACGAGTTCGTCGACCGTGTCGGAGTGCCGGGCGACCGTTTGGGCGAGCTATTGGAGTCGGTTTCGGCCGACGAGTGA
- a CDS encoding acyltransferase: MTDDRPHSRHDRVNRHPTSGPRNSLAHWTDAKNPLRVAYNYVLVWLARISPSLRLRRWALRRIGVSVGSGVSWGLEATPDVFWPELITLEKDVIVGYDVTLLCHEFLQDEYRTGEVVVGERAMIGAGAIVLPGVEIGADARVAANSLVTRDVPSGTTVAGVPASPMGADDSAGSE; this comes from the coding sequence GTGACGGACGATCGCCCTCATTCCAGACACGATCGTGTGAATCGCCACCCGACATCCGGCCCACGGAACTCGCTTGCACACTGGACGGACGCGAAGAATCCGCTGCGAGTCGCGTACAACTACGTATTGGTGTGGCTTGCCCGAATCTCGCCGAGCCTGCGATTGCGGCGATGGGCCTTGCGCCGAATCGGCGTCAGCGTCGGGTCCGGCGTCTCCTGGGGGCTCGAGGCGACGCCGGACGTCTTCTGGCCGGAACTGATCACGCTCGAGAAGGATGTGATCGTTGGGTACGACGTGACGTTACTCTGTCACGAGTTTCTCCAGGACGAGTACCGCACGGGCGAGGTCGTCGTCGGTGAGCGGGCGATGATTGGGGCCGGTGCGATCGTACTGCCGGGTGTGGAAATCGGTGCCGACGCGCGAGTGGCAGCTAACTCGCTGGTGACGAGAGACGTGCCATCTGGAACCACTGTCGCGGGTGTACCAGCCTCGCCGATGGGTGCAGACGATTCGGCTGGGAGCGAGTAG
- a CDS encoding NAD(P)/FAD-dependent oxidoreductase yields the protein MTDNVVVLGAGYAGAGAVVELQSKLDSDAQLTWIADVDYHLLLHEVHRVVRDPNVQSDIVFPVDQIADPSTQFIQATVTGLDVDERVVELDDADDVEYDYVVVALGTQTAFYGIPGLEEHALTLKSLNDALEIHETVTEASKDATRSDPAQVVVGGAGLSGIQVAGEVAEFRDNHRAPIDVHLVEALDEIFPSGNEKARQYLRELLEEAGIQIHTGDPITEADAEQITFDEGKPLEYDVLVWTGGITGRDALADAELENEHNRVTTEANFQTSDERVFALGDAALIDQGDQPAPPTSQAAWQAAKVVGDNVVREMENRPLKTWEHNDKGTAISVGHDAVATGVDVLPVVDTFDGFPAKQLKKLTGAIWIANVTSWNEARKSWKSL from the coding sequence ATGACCGACAACGTCGTCGTGCTCGGAGCGGGGTACGCTGGTGCGGGTGCTGTCGTCGAGTTGCAGTCCAAACTCGATAGTGATGCCCAACTGACGTGGATCGCCGACGTGGACTATCACCTCCTCTTACACGAGGTCCACCGTGTAGTCCGTGATCCCAACGTCCAATCCGACATCGTGTTCCCGGTCGACCAGATCGCAGATCCGTCGACCCAGTTCATTCAGGCCACGGTCACTGGACTCGACGTCGACGAACGAGTCGTCGAACTCGACGACGCAGACGACGTCGAATACGATTACGTCGTCGTCGCCCTCGGTACCCAGACCGCATTCTACGGCATTCCCGGCCTCGAAGAACACGCCCTGACGCTCAAGAGCCTGAACGACGCTCTTGAGATTCACGAGACGGTCACCGAGGCTAGCAAAGACGCAACACGTAGCGACCCTGCACAGGTCGTCGTCGGCGGTGCCGGCCTCTCTGGAATCCAGGTCGCTGGCGAAGTTGCCGAATTCCGAGACAACCACCGCGCTCCGATCGATGTCCACCTCGTCGAAGCTCTCGACGAAATCTTCCCATCTGGCAACGAGAAAGCCCGACAGTACCTGCGTGAGTTGCTCGAGGAGGCTGGCATCCAAATCCACACGGGCGACCCCATCACGGAGGCCGACGCCGAGCAAATCACGTTCGACGAAGGCAAGCCACTCGAGTACGACGTTCTCGTCTGGACTGGCGGGATCACTGGTCGTGATGCACTCGCGGACGCGGAACTCGAGAACGAACACAACCGCGTCACCACGGAAGCGAACTTTCAGACCTCCGACGAGCGCGTGTTCGCTCTCGGTGACGCGGCGCTTATCGACCAGGGTGACCAGCCTGCACCACCGACTTCACAGGCTGCCTGGCAGGCTGCGAAGGTCGTCGGCGACAACGTCGTTCGGGAAATGGAGAATCGCCCGCTCAAAACCTGGGAACACAACGACAAAGGAACCGCTATCTCCGTCGGCCACGACGCCGTCGCCACCGGCGTGGACGTCTTGCCAGTCGTCGACACCTTCGACGGATTCCCGGCCAAGCAACTAAAGAAGCTAACTGGTGCCATCTGGATCGCAAACGTCACCTCCTGGAACGAAGCGAGAAAGTCCTGGAAATCACTGTAA
- a CDS encoding metal-dependent transcriptional regulator gives MMLSDVMEDYLKAIYQLQRGTEDRIKTSEIAEELEVTSPTVTSMLDKLEERGLVDREKYRGVTLTDEGETVALEVVRHHRLLEAYLTEHLDYDWSEVHAEADRLEHHISEDFEARVADALGEPEVDPHGSPIPSPELEPPDRPEGEPVSEFEEGETVVVEEVADRDPEILSYLADHGVEPGVELEILEVAPFGMVTARSSGADDPVSLPDHVAHHVRVAQPAQLEQ, from the coding sequence ATGATGCTGAGCGACGTGATGGAAGATTATCTCAAGGCGATCTATCAGCTCCAGCGGGGGACAGAGGACCGAATCAAGACCTCCGAAATCGCCGAGGAACTGGAGGTCACGTCGCCAACCGTCACCAGCATGCTCGACAAACTCGAGGAGCGCGGCCTCGTCGACCGCGAAAAGTACCGCGGCGTTACCCTTACCGACGAGGGAGAGACCGTCGCGCTGGAGGTCGTTCGGCATCACCGACTGCTCGAGGCGTATCTCACCGAACATCTGGATTACGACTGGTCGGAAGTTCACGCAGAGGCCGACCGCCTCGAACATCATATTAGCGAGGACTTCGAAGCTCGGGTCGCCGACGCACTCGGCGAACCGGAGGTCGATCCACACGGCTCGCCGATTCCGAGCCCCGAACTCGAGCCACCGGACCGGCCGGAGGGCGAGCCGGTCTCGGAGTTCGAAGAAGGCGAGACAGTCGTCGTCGAAGAGGTCGCTGACCGCGATCCAGAGATCCTCTCCTATCTCGCCGATCACGGCGTCGAACCAGGCGTCGAACTCGAGATACTCGAGGTCGCCCCGTTCGGAATGGTGACCGCTCGTTCGAGTGGGGCTGACGACCCCGTGTCTCTTCCCGACCACGTCGCCCACCACGTCCGCGTCGCTCAGCCTGCCCAACTCGAGCAGTAA
- a CDS encoding ZIP family metal transporter codes for MGDRAIYDLPRWMLAVGPVVVLTAVFGLLYFTSPFGDLSGVDEASTLEIIWMLTVIGSIAGIIPVVIGMLWFPFIRELEPRYLHAFMALAAGVLAFIALEMTEDVFEHAGAAESTSLALALGAGGVTATFAVMYLASRWRQRKMADVEKSGLEIAYLVALALGLHSIGEGLGIGVAYVQGDASLVMLLVLAFVMHNVMEGPTVVAAVARDRETPPLRHFAAMGIIAGGPVILGGWIGSFAQSDVLAALFFGIAIGAILQVLIEVADLIRFDAEAVATPTNTFTFFVGFVLMFLLEDVLTEVLLEGWLVPA; via the coding sequence ATGGGTGATCGGGCGATATACGATCTGCCGCGGTGGATGCTCGCGGTCGGTCCCGTGGTCGTCCTGACGGCAGTGTTCGGTCTCCTGTATTTCACCTCACCGTTCGGTGATCTCTCCGGCGTCGACGAGGCGAGCACGCTCGAGATAATCTGGATGCTGACCGTAATCGGTTCGATCGCAGGGATCATCCCCGTCGTGATCGGGATGCTTTGGTTCCCGTTCATTCGCGAGCTCGAACCGCGGTATCTCCACGCGTTCATGGCACTCGCGGCCGGTGTGCTCGCGTTCATTGCTCTCGAGATGACCGAAGACGTCTTCGAACACGCCGGTGCAGCCGAGAGTACGTCGCTTGCGCTCGCGCTCGGTGCTGGCGGTGTCACAGCCACGTTCGCAGTCATGTACCTCGCGAGCCGGTGGCGTCAGCGCAAGATGGCCGACGTCGAGAAGAGTGGTCTGGAGATCGCCTATCTCGTCGCGCTCGCGCTTGGGCTGCACAGCATCGGCGAAGGACTCGGCATTGGTGTCGCCTACGTCCAGGGTGACGCTTCGCTGGTCATGTTGTTGGTCCTTGCTTTCGTGATGCACAACGTGATGGAAGGACCGACGGTCGTCGCCGCGGTGGCCCGGGACCGGGAGACGCCGCCGCTGCGACACTTCGCGGCGATGGGCATCATCGCCGGCGGTCCCGTCATCCTCGGCGGCTGGATCGGCAGTTTCGCCCAGTCGGACGTACTCGCTGCCCTGTTTTTCGGCATCGCGATCGGTGCCATCCTGCAGGTGCTGATCGAGGTCGCAGACCTCATCCGATTCGACGCCGAAGCCGTCGCTACCCCGACGAACACGTTCACGTTCTTCGTCGGCTTCGTCCTGATGTTCCTCCTCGAGGACGTCCTCACCGAGGTCCTACTCGAAGGCTGGCTCGTCCCGGCTTGA
- a CDS encoding Rrf2 family transcriptional regulator, whose product MSSIELTPSQKKILRALTNLHKDSEDAIKGEDIADQVDRNPGTIRNQMQSLKALQLVEGVPGPKGGYKPTAAAYEALEIQQMDDPATIPLEHEGDLIDGVIVEEIDLSSVHHPELCRAEVHMQGTIDDVSEDDAVTVGPTPLSKLVIDGRVDGTDDTNNILILRIESMTAPAEEPEH is encoded by the coding sequence ATGTCGTCAATCGAATTGACACCGAGTCAAAAGAAAATCCTTCGTGCACTAACTAACCTCCACAAGGACTCGGAGGATGCCATCAAGGGCGAGGACATCGCCGACCAGGTCGACCGAAACCCCGGAACGATCCGCAACCAGATGCAGAGTCTCAAAGCTCTCCAACTCGTCGAAGGTGTCCCCGGCCCCAAAGGCGGCTACAAACCAACCGCCGCAGCGTACGAAGCCCTCGAGATCCAGCAGATGGACGACCCCGCCACCATCCCCCTCGAGCACGAGGGCGACCTCATCGACGGTGTCATCGTCGAAGAGATCGATCTCTCGAGTGTTCACCATCCCGAACTCTGTCGAGCGGAGGTCCACATGCAAGGGACCATCGACGATGTCTCCGAGGACGATGCCGTCACCGTCGGACCGACGCCGCTGTCGAAACTCGTCATCGACGGTCGGGTCGACGGAACGGACGACACGAACAACATCCTCATCCTGCGAATCGAGAGCATGACCGCACCGGCCGAAGAACCCGAACACTGA